The Pyrenophora tritici-repentis strain M4 chromosome 3, whole genome shotgun sequence genome has a window encoding:
- a CDS encoding KfrA-N domain containing protein: protein MMARLNETSKDAHDQGAQNDTQTIPAESHLEYGDFENDDDLTEAEKATIRQKLATRKRQVTFGRGDGQGNSEDEGNDVNAAERRRQSCRQSLKKAVKPADKTSIELGYDDDTDDMYLRFYGIHDNDEREILADMRNVDDFTACIAEHAESVFGHLADLLSQIAEQAEQLDQAHNEARVQQEAADARVERAQTQARAAAADELAQVTQKCNRMITTKNSYASRLAVLEDELAASRESNVKLYSQISDLYNERSVLQQHAGVPTNGNLYDTRPAQFQSSPPPMTANPFIGTGTHDLMLPPPMAHHQKNRPLARSAVSDNLTATGAKLKDIDIFRGDSTDKEDYKYWRRSARNFLNKTTIHTTVQDQLDYLIDHLRGPAAAQVEYRAAPGARNAYVTAEEVLTELDRIFDTVDKVTEASAALHDSGSGGLKQRDNESFNTWVARFTSTVAPLNLGDNEMIQHAIRLMKFGRNAGLQFRHEQRK, encoded by the exons ATGATGGCCCGACTAAACGAGACGAGCAAGGATGCCCACGACCAGGGTGCTCAGAACGACACACAAACCATTCCAGCAGAGTCGCACCTTGAGTACGGCGACTTTGAGAATGACGACGACCTCACCGAAGCGGAGAAGGCGACTATTAGACAGAAGCTCGCCACCCGCAAGAGACAGGTCACTTTTGGCCGTGGAGACGGCCAAGGCAACAGCGAGGACGAGGGCAATGACGTCAACGCCGCTGAACGCCGACGACAGTCTTGTAGACAGTCTCTTAAGAAAGCCGTTAAGCCAGCGGATAAGACTTCTATAGAACTAGGctacgacgacgacacgGATGACATGTATCTACGTTTTTATGGCATCCACGACAACGATGAGCGCGAGATCCTCGCGGACATGAGGAACGTTGACGACTTCACCGCTTGCATCGCTGAACATGCTGAGAGTGTCTTTGGACACCTAGCAGATTTGCTTAGTCAGATAGCTGAACAAGCCGAACAGCTAGACCAAGCACATAATGAAGCCCGTGTACAACAAGAAGCAGCTGACGCCCGCGTGGAGCGCGCCCAGACGCAAGCTCGCGCTGCCGCCGCAGACGAGCTTGCCCAAGTCACCCAGAAATGCAACCGCATGATCACTACTAAGAACAGCTACGCTTCACGGCTAGCAGTGCTCGAAGACGAGCTTGCAGCCTCGCGCGAGTCAAACGTGAAGCTCTACTCCCAGATTAGCGACCTCTACAACGAGAGGAGTGTCCTGCAACAGCACGCGGGCGTCCCGACGAATGGAAATTTATATGACACGCGCCCAGCTCAGTTCCAGTCGTCCCCTCCTCCAATGACTGCGAACCCGTTCATTGGCACTGGCACTCACGACTTGATGCTGCCTCCCCCTATGGCACATCATCAGAAAAACCGACCCCTAGCTCGGTCTGCTGTATCGGACAACCTCACTGCAACGGGTGCAAAGCTGAAGGATATTGACATCTTTCGCGGAGACAGCACCGACAAAGAGGACTACAAGTATTGGCGCCGCAGCGCCAGGAACTTCTTAAACAAAACTACTATCCACACAACTGTTCAAGATCAGCTCGACTACCTGATTGACCACTTGCGAGGACCAGCCGCTGCACAGGTGGAATATAGAGCAGCACCCGGAGCTCGTAACGCCTACGTGACAGCGGAAGAAGTCCTCACGGAACTTGATCGCATCTTTGACACGGTCGACAAGGTCACCgaagccagcgcagcgctACACGACAGCGGCTCTGGAGGATTAAAGCAACGCGACAATGAATCGTTTAACACCTGGGTAGCCCGCTTTACCTCTACAGTCGCACCATTGAACCTGGGCGACAACGAAATGATCCAGCACGCGATCCGACTCATGAAGTTTGGTCGTAACGCAGGTTTACAATTCCGCCATG AGCAGCGGAAATAA
- a CDS encoding Retrotrans-gag domain containing protein, translated as MTTNDSNQLLQSLLQRLEDMSTRMERLEASSHEPPQTPGHNTDATTDPTPTSETSNTSVPIIPKPRHSLPHPPTFGGNKSQWRGWKLEMEGKIEEDAQAIGSLKAQLRYVYMRLDGAAKTNVTTYYEIQVKEESPNPFKLLDRLELLYGERNRKEKAIQNLYSIRQKDDETFISFYPRFEKEMANADAESWPEHTKISYLRNALSGRIKDRLVGTSGTETSTYARFAQKCVDLSNDMELFGQWTKTTRRYGSRTAENAPTYEPPAKSNNATLTAASPEDMMEWEPTQPTTTQVNAVGLRGKTNMNGYPSRRPEDRELIGKRAKWVNQEEIDARRQERRCLRCGRNNCRIATCPLAAALRPTHVSVKTAKSTVVTKAAVEEEDPEDSEAEQ; from the coding sequence ATGACGACGAACGATTCGAACCAGCTGTTACAGTCGCTACTACAGAGACTTGAAGACATGAGCACTAGGATGGAGAGGCTGGAAGCATCATCGCACGAGCCACCTCAAACGCCTGGTCACAATACAGACGCCACCACTGATCCGACGCCAACCTCCGAGACTTCGAACACATCTGTGCCTATAATCCCAAAGCCGCGGCACAGCTTACCCCACCCGCCTACGTTTGGTGGAAACAAATCacaatggcgaggatggaagctagagatggagggcaagatcgaagaagacgcgcaAGCTATTGGAAGCCTAAAAGCTCAGCTACGCTACGTCTACATGCGTCTTGATGGGGCAGCGAAAACCAACGTTACAACATACTACGAGATACAAGTTAAAGAAGAATCGCCAAACCCTTTCAAGCTGCTTGACCGCCTTGAACTCCTCTACGGCGAACGAAATCGGAAGGAGAAAGCCATTCAGAACCTCTACTCTATACGCCAGAAGGACGACGAGACGTTTATTTCCTTCTATCCACggtttgagaaagagatggcCAACGCTGACGCAGAAAGCTGGCCTGAGCATACGAAGATATCCTACTTACGAAATGCATTAAGTGGTAGGATAAAGGATAGGCTTGTTGGTACATCAGGGACAGAAACAAGCACATACGCAAGGTTCGCTCAGAAGTGTGTAGATCTTAGCAACGACATGGAGTTGTTCGGCCAATGGACGAAAACAACCCGTCGTTACGGTAGCCGAACTGCTGAAAATGCACCAACCTATGAACCACCAGCAAAATCGAATAATGCCACTCTCACAGCAGCTTCCCCTGAAGACATGATGGAATGGGAACCTACGCAGCCTACAACTACCCAAGTGAACGCTGTCGGCCTCCGCGGCAAGACCAACATGAATGGATATCCATCTAGGCGTCCTGAGGACCGAGAACTTATTGGAAAACGAGCAAAATGGGTCAACCAAGAGGAAATCGATGCTCGACGCCAGGAACGACGCTGTCTTCGATGCGGCCGCAACAATTGCCGAATAGCTACATGCCCGTTGGCAGCCGCTCTACGACCAACTCACGTTAGCGTCAAGACAGCAAAGAGTACTGTGGTCACCAAGGCAGctgtagaggaggaagatcCAGAAGACTCCGAAGCAGAGCAATAG
- a CDS encoding Dimer-Tnp-hAT domain containing protein: protein MSTPSNSGLRRLVECDKRNSPLPSLSNAPTVGDTASEAQADEPLAVERNSRGGPKSWIYRHGWAVWHRKYKKNYWLCRYCHQRRKQEACYEADSTTNAGRHLSSNKPGHSHGPNGPVPIASREGNIMGALAKSQVHIMRSKGIEVSQEVANEMAASFSTSRFQDALKDWVVADNQSLRVIETPQFRAMIAAVSPLAEALLWRSHQTLHDHIITEYNTYIPAVANYLREARSLIHVSFDNWTSTGGQYAFTGLCVHYLNSEGKLVDHLLGLPELHGAHTGNNIAAAATTILRLFGVDNARVGYFVLDNASNNDTAVESLAEEFGFIASERRLRCCCHILNLSAQLVIWGKDRSAYENEAAHLEEEEKYMDEWRKYGPVGVLFDVIASICTPQTRQLLERLQCEEAESLGVTPHIRQLVKPVKTRWNSYFNTFVRAAELHGPIDGYIECKLEEHSAATATSRRRKNREQLPAAQPRLYIREGGLNGKDWATITEYIRLLEPFAEATRLLEGRGRHGRHGAIWEVLVTFEWLLDQLEALKDRLKDVNYEDLDAPEDHLITNVNLAHCKLAEYYAKFDNAPVYYTATILHPHYKHHLSALWKVPDTHVTARDGVHYRDGWLDNNHRAFLRMWQGRKDSAATSAHTVTPPRKKPRLGISTSRSAFLQSSIEQSTRQLEASLAEDEYEIWKRQPALAEEDWLSLNPLLYWESVAGQFPILSKFAIDVLTIPAAAADCERTFSELGDMLGTRRLHMKPELISALQSLKSWKRLGIQPTTTSASGLARTLSEEEISKVQEHLSQFDQLWSYKPQRTRPLSQTTAKPRHRGIDDVIGALVRRNKAQVEAAHDDEYERWRTQEPEWTSEQYLSDGHPVKYWIQLRSKYPCLSQFAIDILTIPASSCDCERLFSELGDLLEPRRRALGSELLAALQLVRSWRRAGFDGLYNNGDDEDKWSDVKDEEIVQQAHEVTPFVVLLDAFRAAHYRLTGQDDATIGAPNANRDRWELRDMIGFFVNMQCIRIKVEEETSFRELVQQVYSTVVASLANQDVPFESIVSTLQRDRDISRNPLAQVAFAVHAQRDLGKFTLDGVETDVIELCQASRFGRIIMSY, encoded by the exons atgtctactccctctaattcaggccttcgccgccttgtagaatgcgacaagcgcaattctcctctaccatcgctatcaaacgcgcctactgttggcgatactgcgagcgaggcccaggctgatgagcccttggca gttgagcgtaatagtcgcggtgggccaaaaagctggatctaccgccacggctgggccgtctggcaccgcaagtacaagaaaaactactggctttgccggtactgccatcaacgacggaagcaggaggcttgctacgaggctgacagcactacaaacgccggccgacacctctcaagcaacaagcctggacactcacacggacctaacggacctgtaccaattgctagccgggagggcaatattatgggcgcgctcgcaaagtcccaagtacatattatgaggtctaaagggatagaagtatcgcaagaggtagcaaacgagatggcagcaagcttttcaacctctcgatttcaggacgcgctgaaggactgggtagtcgcggacaaccagagccttcgcgtaatagaaacgccgcagtttcgagccatgattgcggccgtgagcccgctagccgaagctctcctttggcgtagccaccaaacgctccacgatcatattattactgagtacaatacatacataccagctgttgccaactaccttcgcgaagcccggtcgcttatacacgtgtcattcgacaactggacttcaactggtgggcagtatgcttttactggcctctgcgtacattaccttaacagcgagggcaagctagttgaccacctgcttgggttgcctgagctacacggggcgcacactggcaataatattgccgctgcagcaacaacaatacttcggctatttggcgttgacaacgcgagggttgggtactttgtgcttgacaacgcaagtaacaatgatactgcagttgagtccttagcagaggagtttggctttatcgcaagcgagcggcggctgcggtgctgctgccatatactcaacctaagcgcacaattagtaatttggggcaaagaccgtagcgcgtacgagaatgaagccgcacaccttgaggaagaggagaagtacatggatgagtggcgcaaatacggtcctgttggcgtcctctttgacgtgattgcgtctatctgtacgcctcaaactcgacaactactagagcgcctacagtgcgaggaggcagagtctctaggtgttacaccccacatccggcagcttgtgaagcctgttaagacacgctggaatagctatttcaacacgtttgtccgtgcagctgagctacacggccctatcgatggctatattgagtgtaaacttgaggagcatagtgctgcaacagcaacctcacgacgccggaagaatcgtgagcagctccctgctgcccagccacggttatatatacgcgaagggggtctaaacggcaaggactgggcgacaataacagaatacattcgactccttgagccatttgccgaagctacacggctacttgaaggtcgcggccgacacggccgacacggcgctatatgggaagttctagtaacgtttgagtggcttcttgaccagcttgaggctctcaaagaccgccttaaggatgtaaattacgaagatctagatgcgcctgaagatcatcttattacaaacgttaaccttgcgcattgtaagcttgctgagtactacgcaaaattcgataacgcgcctgtctactacactgctacaatactacacccgcactacaaacaccacctctcagcgctctggaaggtgcctgacacccatgtcactgcccgtgacggtgtccactatcgcgacggctggcttgacaataaccaccgggcattcctgcgcatgtggcaggggcggaaggactctgcagccacttcagctcacactgtaacgccgccgcgtaagaagccccggctagggatttcaacgtcgcgatcagcttttctacagtcgtcaattgagcaaagcacacggcagttagaggcaagccttgctgaggatgagtatgagatatggaagcggcaaccagcgttagctgaggaggattggctgtctcttaatccgcttctatactgggagtcagttgctgggcagttccctatactctcaaagttcgctattgacgtcctaacaataccagcagcagcggcagactgtgagcggactttcagcgagcttggcgacatgttaggcacccggagactccatatgaagccagagcttatttcagctttgcagagcttgaagagctggaagaggcttggtatacagccaacaactacctcagcttctgggctagcgcgcacactatcagaggaagaaatctcaaaagtacaggagcatttatctcagttcgat caactctggtcgtataagcctcaacgtacacgtcctctatctcaaacaactgcaaaaccaaggcatagaggaatagatgatgtgattggcgccctcgtacggcgcaacaaggctcaggtagaggctgcccacgacgatgagtacgagcgctggagaactcaagagccagagtggacaagcgaacagtatcttagcgatggccacccagtcaagtactggattcaattacgctcaaaatacccgtgtttaagccagtttgcgattgatatactcacgataccagcatctagttgcgactgcgagaggctctttagcgagcttggcgatttacttgagccgcgccggcgagctcttggcagcgagttacttgctgcccttcagcttgtacgttcgtggagacgagctggctttgacggcttgtacaacaacggtgatgatgaagataagtggagtgacgtcaaagatgaggagattgtacaaca AGCACATGAAGTCACTCCGTTTGTCGTTCTACTTGATGCTTTCCGGGCTGCGCACTATCGTCTCACTGGCCAAGACGATGCCACGATTGGTGCTCCCAATGCCAACCGAGACCGGTGGGAGCTCCGGGACATGATAGGCTTCTTCGTGAACATGCAGTGCATTCGAATCAAGGTTGAAGAAGAGACTTCCTTTAGGGAGCTCGTACAGCAGGTCTACAGCACAGTAGTGGCTTCGCTTGCAAACCAAGACGTGCCATTTGAGAGTATTGTCTCTACGCTTCAAAGAGACAGAGACATCTCTCGCAACCCGCTTGCGCAAGTTGCCTTCGCGGTTCATGCACAGAGAGATCTAGGCAAGTTTACACTAGACGGAGTGGAGACGGATGTTATTGAGCTctgtcaagcgtcaaggtttGGGAGAATCatcatgtcgtattag
- a CDS encoding AMP-binding multi-domain protein translates to MQNFGRVSLGGDEGSTKTMQEDREAASVYWQSTLAGCQAISFPTLPPAVQQPVTEATTTYQCPPLVKRPSDVTISTIVYGAWAIVASYYTNVDDVVFGTTITGRKAHVNGVEAMFEPDTAIVPVRVCIRDNATVSCFLHDLQQQEVQLILHEQTGLEQIAKVSADAKRACHFQTLLVLQPASGKRGKETDEGGEIEGSYRVSTETIGERHSQSKLQEFMKFALVVQCVLDTEGIRITASFDPRVLDQWNVDKMLHQFSFVMLQLAGADEDAKIATIDAVTPEDRQQLWEWNRDIPPTTERCIHDLFTEQARARPTAPAICAWDGEMTYGELDALSSRLAGHLVELGVKPEVIVPLCFEKSIWTVVAMLAVLKAGGAFLLLDSSLPRERLKLMCRKVSGSLALSSQASALVIEDLVSTLVIVNRDSICRTSSHASLTTTVETR, encoded by the exons ATGCAGAATTTTGGGAGAGTATCACTCGGTGGAGATGAAGGCAGCACGAAGACGATGCAAGAGGATCGGGAAGCAGCTTCAGTTTACTGGCAAAGCACTCTAGCTGGTTGCCAGGCTATATCGTTCCCTACCTTGCCACCGGCCGTTCAGCAGCCAGTTACGGAAGCGACAACGACGTATCAATGCCCCCCACTGGTGAAACGGCCATCCGACGTAACAATTTCCACTATCGTCTACGGCGCCTGGGCCATCGTCGCCAGCTATTATACCAACGTGGACGATGTTGTTTTCGGTACTACCATAACCGGACGGAAGGCGCATGTCAATGGCGTTGAGGCTATGTTTGAACCCGACACTGCCATTGTCCCGGTACGAGTGTGTATACGAGATAATGCTACTGTATCTTGCTTTCTGCATGACTTGCAGCAACAAGAAGTTCAGTTGATTCTACACGAGCAGACGGGACTTGAACAGATTGCCAAGGTATCAGCGGACGCCAAGCGTGCCTGTCACTTTCAAACTCTGCTCGTATTACAGCCTGCGTCTGGAAAGAGAGGCAAAGAAactgatgaaggtggagaaat tgaaggctcttACCGCGTCTCGACAGAAACTATTGGGGAGCGGCACAGTCAATCCAAGCTGCAGGAGTTCATGAAATTCGCGCTGGTAGTTCAGTGCGTGCTTGACACAGAAGGGATTAGAATCACAGCCAGCTTCGACCCAAGAGTGTTGGACCAATGGAACGTGGACAAGATGCTGCACCAGTTCAGCTTCGTTATGTTGCAATTGGCTGGCGCAGATGAAGATGCAAAGATCGCCACCATCGATGCCGTTACACCCGAAGACAGACAACAGTTGTGGGAGTGGAATCGCGATATACCCCCCACAACTGAGCGGTGCATCCATGACTTGTTTACGGAACAGGCAAGGGCACGGCCCACTGCACCCGCTATCTGCGCGTGGGATGGCGAGATGACGTACGGCGAGCTGGACGCGCTGTCCTCTAGGCTAGCCGGCCATCTAGTTGAACTGGGAGTCAAGCCAGAAGTTATTGTCCCTCTCTGCTTTGAAAAGTCGATTTGGACAGTGGTAGCAATGCTCGCTGTGCTTAAGGCTGGCGGGGCATTTCTCCTTCTCGATTCATCTTTGCCCCGTGAGCGCCTGAAATTGATGTGCAGGAAGGTATCGGGCTCGCTAGCTCTGTCATCTCAGGCGAGTGCGCTGGTTATCGAAGATTTGGTCAGCACTCTTGTGATCGTCAATCGCGATTCAATTTGTCGAACCAGTTCCCATGCTTCGCTTACTACAActgtcgagacgcggtga
- a CDS encoding Condensation domain containing protein, translated as MVRMKGPLQLEALDSALLAVESRHETLRTTFSTINGVGSQVVRPFCRKDINIIELPAGDEHRLTDALQRDQATPFNLRLEPGWRATIYRVGKDEHVLSIVMHHIISDGWSLDVLKRELAVLYAAAVRGENPVSQLSPTVRNNQLSGS; from the coding sequence ATGGTGCGCATGAAGGGTCCACTGCAGTTGGAAGCGCTCGACTCTGCGCTGCTTGCAGTCGAGAGCCGCCATGAGACGCTGCGGACGACTTTTAGCACTATCAACGGTGTTGGTTCGCAAGTTGTCCGGCCATTTTGCAGGAAAGATATCAATATTATCGAACTGCCGGCAGGCGACGAGCACCGTCTTACAGATGCTCTACAACGGGACCAAGCGACTCCTTTCAACTTGCGGTTGGAGCCTGGGTGGAGAGCGACTATCTACCGTGTAGGTAAAGATGAACATGTGCTGTCTATTGTCATGCACCATATTATCTCTGATGGCTGGTCACTAGATGTCCTGAAGCGAGAGCTGGCTGTGCTCTATGCTGCTGCTGTCCGTGGTGAGAACCCGGTCTCGCAGCTATCacccacagtccgcaacaatcaattaagtgggtcctag